The following proteins come from a genomic window of Miscanthus floridulus cultivar M001 chromosome 2, ASM1932011v1, whole genome shotgun sequence:
- the LOC136537292 gene encoding uncharacterized protein, translating into MLSIGDARGVYMGQLVYCGRRAMLSISNAQSMYTGQFIYCGRHVMLSIGDVPPLHGIHEGAVICNAEHHTTDGGAPPLGTTPSLSAATPTAMPPPGHLGTMPSSSAATLTMASG; encoded by the coding sequence atgctctccatcggtgatgcccggggcgtgtacatgggccagctcgtctactgcggtcgccgcgccatgctTTCCATCAGCAATGCCCAgagcatgtacacgggccagttcatctactgcggccgccacgtcatgctctccatcggcgatgtccCGCCGCTCCATGGGATCCAcgaaggcgccgtcatctgcaacgcCGAGCACCACACCACTGACGGTGGTGCCCCTCcactagggactacgccatcgttgtCAGCCGCAACCCCAACAGCGATGCCTCCAccagggcatctagggactatgccatcatcgtcAGCTGCAACCCTGACCATGGCGTCAGGGTAG